A stretch of Acidovorax sp. RAC01 DNA encodes these proteins:
- a CDS encoding alpha/beta fold hydrolase yields MHIEVNGAPVYCYTGGKAFDAAKPTVVFIHGVLNDHSVWALQTRYMANHGWNVLAIDLPGHCRSGGNAPATVEEGADFIGAMLDAAGVQRAALVGHSWGSLIAMEAAARLGERISHLVLVGTAFPMKVSPALIEASAADPEKAMRMVNVFSRSTLAAPPSALGPGTWVFGAGMALGRKVLRSNPAVNVFQRGFIACDSYANGEAAMAQIACPVLFALGAHDQMTPPKAAQGLIKAARAAGKKVEVVHLPVGHNQMTEAPEETLAALRDFLAR; encoded by the coding sequence ATGCACATCGAAGTGAACGGAGCGCCGGTCTACTGCTACACCGGCGGCAAGGCGTTTGACGCCGCCAAGCCCACGGTCGTGTTCATCCACGGCGTGCTCAACGACCACAGTGTGTGGGCCCTGCAGACGCGCTACATGGCCAACCACGGCTGGAACGTGCTGGCCATCGACCTGCCCGGGCACTGCCGCAGCGGCGGCAACGCACCCGCCACGGTGGAAGAAGGCGCAGACTTCATCGGCGCGATGCTGGATGCTGCAGGCGTGCAGCGCGCTGCGCTGGTGGGCCACAGCTGGGGTTCACTCATTGCCATGGAAGCCGCGGCGCGGCTGGGCGAGCGCATCAGCCACCTGGTGCTGGTGGGCACGGCGTTTCCGATGAAGGTATCGCCCGCGCTGATCGAGGCTTCTGCCGCCGACCCCGAAAAAGCCATGCGCATGGTCAACGTGTTCTCGCGCAGCACGCTGGCCGCACCGCCTTCGGCGCTGGGGCCCGGCACCTGGGTGTTTGGCGCGGGCATGGCGCTGGGCCGCAAGGTGCTGCGCAGCAACCCGGCGGTCAACGTGTTCCAGCGCGGCTTCATCGCCTGCGACAGCTATGCCAACGGCGAGGCCGCCATGGCGCAGATCGCCTGCCCCGTGCTGTTTGCGCTGGGCGCCCACGACCAGATGACACCGCCCAAGGCCGCGCAGGGGCTCATCAAGGCAGCCCGCGCTGCGGGGAAGAAGGTGGAGGTGGTCCACCTGCCGGTCGGCCACAACCAGATGACGGAAGCGCCCGAGGAAACCCTGGCGGCGCTGCGCGACTTTCTTGCGCGGTAG
- a CDS encoding CBS domain-containing protein yields MKVSDILRVKGNTLYTVQPDEPLAGAVDLMAERDIGSLVVMEHGDLVGMLTFREVIQALVKNGGSVGTMLVRTAMDDAPLTCTMETDMDEVRRMMLDRHARYMPVMDRRMLMGVISFYDVAKAVVDSQNFENKMLKAYIRDWPEDDPRG; encoded by the coding sequence ATGAAAGTCAGCGACATCCTTCGCGTCAAGGGGAACACCCTGTACACCGTCCAGCCCGACGAGCCGCTGGCCGGCGCGGTGGACCTGATGGCCGAGCGCGACATCGGATCGCTGGTGGTGATGGAGCACGGCGATCTGGTGGGCATGCTCACATTCCGTGAGGTGATCCAGGCCCTGGTCAAGAACGGCGGCAGCGTGGGCACCATGCTGGTTCGCACCGCCATGGACGATGCGCCCCTGACCTGCACCATGGAAACCGACATGGACGAGGTGCGCCGCATGATGCTGGACCGCCATGCACGCTACATGCCCGTGATGGACCGCCGCATGCTGATGGGCGTGATCAGCTTCTATGACGTGGCCAAGGCCGTGGTGGACAGCCAGAATTTCGAGAACAAGATGCTCAAGGCGTACATCCGCGACTGGCCTGAAGACGACCCGCGCGGCTGA
- a CDS encoding DUF962 domain-containing protein, with translation MDIATPATDPRTFKTFAEFYPFYLTEHSNRTCRRLHFAGSTLSLLCLAMLVATGKPQYLLYGLLCGYAFAWVGHFGFEKNKPASFKRPLYSFMGDWRMYADIWTGKVSL, from the coding sequence ATGGACATCGCCACGCCCGCCACCGACCCGCGCACGTTCAAGACGTTTGCGGAGTTCTACCCCTTCTACCTGACCGAACACAGCAACCGCACCTGCCGCCGGCTGCACTTTGCGGGCTCCACACTGAGCCTTTTATGTCTGGCGATGCTGGTGGCCACGGGCAAGCCGCAGTACCTGCTGTATGGGCTGCTGTGCGGGTACGCCTTTGCGTGGGTGGGCCACTTCGGGTTTGAGAAGAACAAGCCCGCCAGCTTCAAGCGCCCGCTGTACAGCTTCATGGGCGACTGGCGGATGTACGCGGACATCTGGACGGGAAAAGTCTCGCTCTGA
- a CDS encoding YihY family inner membrane protein, with protein MNEVVQKAAARLEELLAELSHFPWKTTALTLRERFREDRLGLTASSLTFTTMLGLVPFFAVALAIFTAFPIFSKLQVLLQRWLVDSLVPDSISRQVLGYLTQFAAKASGLGVAGFSILLITALALILTIDRTLNGIWRVQRLRPLGQRVLIYWAAVTLGPLLLGASLAATSYVLSASGGLVQRVPDGVKLLFDSVQFIVLAGGMAALYHYVPNTPVKWRHAWAGGLFVAVCIELAKKVLALYLAQVPTYSVVYGAFATLPILLVWIYVAWVIVLLGAVVTAYLPSLLAGVARRGTVAGWNFQLAVEVLQALHRTRAEGGTGLRPSQLAQLLGVDALQLQPALEALTALDWAGQVTDAAVTPSDVPESRYVLLVDPERTLLAPLLQRLLLERSEALEPLWHKAGMDALHLADVLRTR; from the coding sequence ATGAACGAGGTGGTCCAGAAGGCGGCGGCGCGGCTGGAGGAGTTGCTGGCCGAGCTGTCGCACTTTCCGTGGAAGACCACGGCCCTCACACTGCGCGAGCGCTTCCGGGAAGACCGGCTGGGGCTCACCGCCAGCAGCCTCACCTTCACCACCATGCTGGGGCTGGTGCCGTTTTTTGCGGTGGCGCTGGCCATCTTCACGGCGTTTCCCATCTTCAGCAAGCTGCAGGTGCTGCTCCAGCGCTGGCTGGTAGACAGCCTGGTGCCCGACAGCATCTCGCGCCAGGTGCTGGGCTACCTTACGCAGTTTGCGGCCAAGGCCAGCGGCCTGGGGGTGGCGGGTTTCAGCATCTTGCTGATCACGGCGCTGGCGCTCATCCTCACCATCGACCGCACGCTCAACGGCATCTGGCGCGTGCAGCGGCTGCGCCCGCTGGGCCAGCGCGTGCTGATCTACTGGGCCGCCGTCACGCTGGGGCCATTGCTGCTGGGCGCAAGCCTGGCGGCTACGTCGTATGTGCTGTCGGCATCGGGCGGGCTGGTGCAGCGGGTGCCCGATGGCGTCAAGCTGCTGTTTGACTCGGTGCAGTTCATCGTGCTGGCCGGGGGCATGGCGGCGCTGTACCACTATGTGCCCAACACGCCCGTGAAGTGGCGGCATGCGTGGGCGGGCGGCCTGTTTGTGGCCGTGTGCATCGAGCTGGCCAAGAAGGTGCTGGCGCTGTACCTGGCGCAGGTGCCCACGTATTCGGTGGTGTACGGCGCGTTCGCCACGCTGCCCATCCTGCTGGTGTGGATTTATGTGGCGTGGGTCATCGTGCTGCTGGGGGCGGTGGTGACGGCCTACCTGCCCAGCCTGCTGGCCGGTGTGGCCCGCCGCGGCACTGTGGCGGGCTGGAACTTTCAGCTGGCGGTAGAGGTGCTGCAGGCCCTGCACCGCACCCGCGCCGAGGGCGGCACCGGCCTGCGCCCCAGCCAGCTGGCACAGCTGCTGGGCGTGGATGCGCTGCAACTGCAGCCCGCGCTGGAGGCGCTTACGGCGCTGGACTGGGCGGGGCAGGTGACGGATGCCGCGGTCACTCCGTCGGACGTGCCCGAGTCGCGCTATGTGCTGCTGGTGGACCCCGAACGCACGCTGCTGGCCCCGCTGCTGCAGCGCCTGCTGCTGGAGCGCTCGGAGGCGCTGGAGCCCCTGTGGCACAAGGCCGGGATGGATGCGCTGCACCTGGCCGACGTGTTGCGCACGCGTTGA
- a CDS encoding O-acetylhomoserine aminocarboxypropyltransferase: MPGYSDPGFDTLALHAGAAPDPATGARAVPIHLTTSFVFESSDHAAALFNLERGGHVYSRISNPTNAVLEQRVAALEGGVGAIATASGQAALHLAIATLMGAGSHIVASTALYGGSQNLLHYTLSRFGIETTFVKPGDIDAWRAAVRPHTKLFFGETVGNPGLDVLDIPTVSAIAHEAGVPLLVDSTLTSPWLIRPFEHGADLVYHSATKFLSGHGTVVGGIVVDGGSFDWDGPKSAGKFAELTQPYDGFHNMVFAEESTVGAFLLRARREGLRDFGACMSPHTAWLILQGIETLPLRMERHVRNTERVVEFLAAQPFVSRVGHPLLASHPSHALAQKLLPRGAGSVFSFDLKGHREQGKKFIETLKVFSHLANVGDCRSLVIHPASTTHFRMSDEALAGAGITQGTIRLSIGLEDADDLIDDLKRALKAAEKAGA; the protein is encoded by the coding sequence ATGCCCGGTTACTCCGACCCCGGCTTTGATACGCTGGCCCTGCACGCAGGCGCTGCGCCCGACCCCGCCACCGGCGCGCGCGCCGTGCCCATCCACCTCACAACGTCGTTCGTCTTCGAGTCGAGCGACCACGCCGCCGCCCTCTTCAACCTGGAGCGTGGCGGCCATGTGTACAGCCGCATCAGCAACCCCACCAATGCCGTGCTGGAGCAGCGCGTGGCCGCCCTGGAAGGCGGCGTGGGCGCGATTGCCACGGCCAGCGGCCAGGCGGCACTGCACCTGGCCATCGCCACGCTGATGGGCGCGGGCAGCCACATCGTGGCCAGCACGGCGCTGTATGGCGGCTCGCAGAACCTGCTGCACTACACGCTGTCGCGCTTCGGCATCGAGACCACGTTTGTGAAGCCGGGCGACATCGATGCATGGCGCGCCGCCGTGCGCCCCCACACCAAGCTGTTCTTTGGTGAAACCGTGGGCAACCCGGGGCTGGATGTGCTGGACATCCCCACCGTGAGCGCGATCGCGCACGAGGCCGGCGTGCCGCTGCTGGTGGACTCCACCCTTACCTCGCCCTGGCTCATCAGGCCGTTTGAGCACGGCGCCGATCTGGTCTACCACTCGGCCACCAAGTTCCTGTCGGGCCACGGCACCGTGGTGGGCGGCATCGTGGTGGACGGCGGCAGCTTCGACTGGGACGGCCCGAAGTCCGCTGGCAAGTTTGCCGAGCTGACCCAGCCCTACGACGGCTTTCACAACATGGTGTTTGCCGAAGAGAGTACTGTGGGCGCCTTCCTGCTGCGGGCGCGCCGCGAAGGTCTGCGCGACTTTGGCGCCTGCATGAGCCCGCACACCGCCTGGCTCATCCTGCAGGGCATCGAAACGCTGCCCCTGCGCATGGAACGCCATGTGCGTAACACCGAGAGGGTGGTCGAGTTTCTGGCCGCCCAGCCATTTGTATCGCGCGTGGGCCACCCTCTGCTGGCGTCCCACCCCAGCCATGCGCTGGCCCAAAAGCTGCTGCCGCGCGGCGCCGGTTCGGTGTTCAGCTTTGACCTCAAGGGCCACCGCGAGCAGGGCAAGAAGTTCATCGAAACCCTCAAGGTGTTCAGCCACCTGGCCAATGTGGGCGACTGCCGCAGCCTGGTGATCCACCCGGCCAGCACCACGCACTTCCGCATGAGCGACGAGGCTCTTGCAGGCGCTGGCATCACGCAGGGCACCATACGCCTGTCAATTGGCCTGGAGGATGCCGACGACCTGATCGACGACCTCAAGCGCGCGCTGAAGGCGGCCGAGAAGGCGGGGGCATGA